A genomic stretch from Oncorhynchus kisutch isolate 150728-3 unplaced genomic scaffold, Okis_V2 scaffold3069, whole genome shotgun sequence includes:
- the LOC109884757 gene encoding alpha-2C adrenergic receptor-like yields the protein MDFLNFSGVVDERNTTFTNSSATGDSEYSLLSITGLTVVVGFLILFTIVGNVLVVIAVLTSRALKPPQNLFLVSLASADILVATLVMPFSLANELMGYWFFGKVWCDIYLALDVLFCTSSIVHLCAISLDRYWSITQAIEYNQKRTPTRLNGMIVVVWLISAVISFPPLISMDRSSGGEISPQCRLNDETWYILYSSIGSFFAPCVIMILVYIRIYQVAKTRTRTMSEKKREVEDNGTAPLHFNGLGQGGEEEGCGGSLKENGGGGAFARENGHCQSQQKTPVPQGMLPNEPKLTPDPDDGDDFDDSSSSDEKPTSAKKHSHSSSHQHHHHHHHHHDDKKDSKPSERRKSTGSRKSSLASSKRSESKKSRASSKSIELFSSRRKRRSTVNRKKITAAREKRFTFVLAVVMGVFVICWFPFFFSYSLYGVCRAPCEIPQSLFKFFFWIGYVNSSLNPVIYTIFNQDFRRAFQKILVCKSGKRSF from the exons ATGGATTTCTTGAATTTCTCCGGGGTGGTGGACGAGCGGAATACCACATTCACCAACTCCTCGGCTACCGGGGACAGTGagtactctctcctctccataaCCGGACTGACGGTAGTCGTGGGCTTTCTCATCCTGTTTACCATTGTGGGCAACGTGCTGGTGGTCATCGCCGTGTTGACCAGCCGCGCTCTCAAACCGCCGCAGAACCTCTTTCTGGTGTCCCTGGCCAGCGCGGACATCCTAGTGGCTACTCTCGTCATGCCTTTCTCTTTAGCTAACGAACTCATGGGCTACTGGTTCTTCGGGAAAGTTTGGTGCGACATCTACTTGGCGTTAGACGTTCTCTTTTGCACGTCGTCTATAGTTCACCTGTGCGCTATCAGTCTCGATCGTTACTGGTCGATCACCCAGGCGATAGAATACAACCAGAAGCGGACTCCTACACGGCTAAACGGGATGATCGTGGTGGTCTGGCTGATCTCGGCGGTTATCTCCTTTCCACCGTTGATCTCCATGGACAGGAGCAGTGGAGGGGAGATCAGTCCTCAGTGTCGGCTGAATGATGAGACCTGGTATATTCTCTACTCCAGCATAGGATCCTTCTTCGCTCCCTGCGTTATCATGATACTAGTGTACATCAG GATCTACCAGGTTGCTAAGACGCGGACGAGGACCATGtcggagaagaagagagaggtggaggacaaCGGAACTGCCCCGTTACACTTTAACGGGTTGGGGCAGGGGGGCGAGGAGGAGGGGTGCGGAGGATCTCTGAAGGAAAACGGTGGCGGCGGAGCGTTTGCCCGGGAGAACGGGCACTGCCAGAGCCAGCAGAAGACGCCGGTGCCACAGGGGATGTTACCCAACGAACCCAAATTAACCCCCGACCCCGACGATGGAGACGACTTTGACGACAGCAGCTCGTCGGACGAAAAACCCACATCCGCCAAAAAACATTCCCATTCCTCTTCCCAtcagcatcaccaccaccaccaccaccaccatgacgACAAGAAGGATTCCAAACCTTCAGAGAGAAGGAAGTCCACAGGAAGCAGGAAGAGCAGCTTGGCTTCGTCCAAACGCTCAGAGAGCAAGAAGTCGCGTGCCAGCTCTAAGTCCATCGAGCTGTTTTCGTCCCGTAGGAAGCGGAGGAGCACCGTCAACAGGAAGAAAATAACAGCGGCGAGGGAGAAGAGGTTTACCTTCGTCTTGGCGGTGGTGATGGGCGTCTTCGTGATCTGCTGGTTCCCCTTCTTCTTCAGCTACAG CCTGTATGGAGTGTGCCGGGCGCCGTGTGAGATCCCCCAGTCTCTTTTTAAGTTCTTCTTCTGGATAGGCTATGTCAACAGCTCCCTCAACCCCGTCATCTACACCATCTTCAACCAGGACTTCAGACGAGCATTCCAGAAGATTCTAGTCTGCAAGTCAGGGAAGAGGTCTTTCTGA